From the genome of Triticum aestivum cultivar Chinese Spring chromosome 3B, IWGSC CS RefSeq v2.1, whole genome shotgun sequence, one region includes:
- the LOC123066441 gene encoding uncharacterized protein: MSQQPERAAVTAVPGELPPAKRKKKDPSISECSPAVPAMATTGWSTLPPDLVRRVADSLLATNDIDCYMAYRAVCSAWRAATDDPRSDATDPRFRPRRWILLDEVFQSQGKEMLLLTIDTGRFLRKNLPQLGDYHAVAITHSGYLVLAEKSPPHAARVLNPLTGVVISFAAPLPPDVGIADVTFPHGTSLRLAVFCDSSGEAYAADPHSESFIRHEYEERATYDFFRKAAVGGVYARMPYHALLSNFFSSNHLGDPYSLEGFLVGLDGHICVVLKILDPHGEFSLSAFQFDTETGMICRMKTTGTFAIFIGDRCLAVDTDKFPGTEANCVYYTDHQGHICKCNIKDGKMEKISQAADFVKQDKQFVMVADRPCTIIHFLASYTVNIPDSQLALQQIP; the protein is encoded by the coding sequence ATGTCGCAACAACCAGAGCGTGCGGCGGTGACGGCCGTGCCCGGCGAGCTTCCGCCTgccaaaaggaagaagaaagatcCGAGTATTTCAGAATGCTCGCCGGCGGTTCCGGCCATGGCGACCACAGGCTGGTCCACGCTCCCGCCCGACCTCGTCCGCCGCGTCGCCGACTCCCTCCTGGCCACCAACGACATCGACTGCTACATGGCCTACCGCGCCGTCTGCTCCGCCTGGCGCGCCGCCACCGACGACCCCAGGAGCGACGCCACCGACCCCCGCTTCCGCCCGCGCCGCTGGATCCTCCTCGACGAGGTCTTCCAGAGCCAAGGAAAAGAGATGCTCCTGCTAACCATCGACACCGGCCGTTTTCTCCGTAAGAATCTCCCGCAGCTCGGGGACTACCACGCCGTGGCCATCACTCACAGCGGCTACTTGGTCCTGGCGGAGAAAAGCCCTCCTCACGCCGCTCGCGTCCTCAACCCTCTTACCGGCGTCGTCATCTCTTTCGCGGCGCCCTTGCCCCCCGATGTGGGGATTGCTGATGTCACTTTCCCGCACGGCACTTCGCTCCGGCTTGCCGTGTTCTGCGACTCATCTGGCGAGGCTTACGCGGCCGATCCTCACAGTGAAAGTTTCATCAGGCACGAGTATGAGGAGCGAGCAACTTACGATTTCTTCCGGAAGGCAGCTGTAGGTGGTGTCTACGCACGCATGCCTTATCACGCCCTTCTTTCCAATTTCTTCTCCAGCAATCATCTTGGAGATCCGTACAGCCTCGAGGGTTTCCTAGTCGGTTTGGATGGGCATATATGTGTCGTATTGAAGATCTTGGATCCACATGGAGAATTTTCTCTCAGTGCTTTCCAATTTGACACCGAGACAGGTATGATCTGCCGTATGAAGACCACAGGCACATTTGCCATCTTCATCGGTGACAGGTGCTTGGCTGTCGATACTGATAAGTTCCCAGGCACTGAGGCAAACTGCGTGTACTACACTGATCATCAAGGACATATCTGCAAGTGCAACATCAAGGACGGAAAAATGGAGAAGATCTCTCAAGCTGCAGATTTCGTTAAGCAGGACAAACAGTTTGTCATGGTCGCCGACCGTCCTTGCACCATCATCCACTTTCTCGCCAGCTACACAGTCAACATCCCGGATTCTCAGCTGGCCTTGCAACAGATTCCATAA